The following proteins come from a genomic window of Deinococcus aerophilus:
- a CDS encoding vWA domain-containing protein produces the protein MNPHLQVIPARPVADFDVTDLLIRVSPPAGKEGAPLDLVLSIDTSGSMYGLPLALAREAAAQTLPRLRPEDRVALVSFASGPVLHTPLQPVGDGRTLLTCLEALRASGSTALHAGWQLGAGLLLGARHPRRLASVLLLTDGKPNLGETRAPALADDLRDALTKGVSTSVVGAGLRYNEGLLERLADAGDGHFHHAEHPRELPALFQTELHHLQATVGRSATLRVEGVEVLDVLNDLPQSGYDLSLPPLRAAQELKLVLRVRVRGGQGMNIKLRWTDLNGKPQVQELDCVLPSLDGEPPAEHPEVVQERATLLAARAQRELAQQLDTGDVGRALDTLTLSRRRLLRAQTHGALIDRELLELEALEFRMARGEHRAASKQARSQAYSKSTGRR, from the coding sequence GTGAATCCACACCTTCAGGTCATCCCCGCCCGCCCCGTCGCCGACTTTGACGTCACCGATTTGCTCATTCGCGTCTCCCCTCCTGCGGGCAAGGAAGGCGCACCGCTCGACCTGGTCCTCTCTATCGACACCAGTGGAAGCATGTATGGCCTGCCGCTGGCCCTCGCACGTGAGGCCGCCGCCCAGACTCTCCCCCGGCTGAGGCCAGAAGACCGGGTGGCCCTGGTGAGCTTTGCCAGCGGCCCCGTGCTGCACACTCCCCTGCAGCCGGTAGGGGATGGACGCACCCTCCTGACCTGCCTGGAAGCGCTGCGTGCCTCGGGCAGCACGGCGCTGCACGCAGGCTGGCAGCTGGGCGCCGGGCTGCTGCTCGGCGCACGTCATCCTCGCCGACTTGCCAGCGTCCTGTTGCTCACCGACGGCAAACCCAACCTCGGGGAAACCCGCGCCCCGGCGCTCGCCGACGACCTGAGGGACGCCCTCACGAAGGGCGTCAGCACGAGCGTGGTCGGCGCGGGCCTGCGTTACAACGAAGGTCTGCTTGAACGACTTGCCGACGCCGGGGACGGCCACTTTCATCATGCCGAACACCCCCGGGAGCTCCCGGCCCTGTTCCAGACCGAGCTGCACCACCTGCAGGCCACCGTGGGGCGCAGCGCCACCCTGCGCGTCGAGGGCGTCGAAGTGCTTGATGTGCTCAACGATCTGCCACAGAGCGGCTACGACCTGAGCCTGCCCCCGCTGCGCGCCGCCCAGGAACTGAAGCTGGTGCTGCGCGTGCGCGTCCGTGGCGGTCAGGGAATGAACATCAAGCTGCGCTGGACTGACCTCAACGGAAAGCCGCAGGTTCAGGAGCTCGATTGCGTGCTTCCTTCACTCGACGGCGAGCCGCCTGCCGAGCACCCCGAGGTTGTTCAGGAACGCGCCACCCTGCTCGCTGCCCGGGCCCAGCGTGAACTGGCCCAGCAGCTGGACACCGGGGATGTCGGCCGGGCCCTCGATACGCTGACCCTCAGCCGCCGCCGCCTGCTGCGCGCCCAGACACACGGCGCCCTGATCGACCGGGAGCTCCTGGAGCTCGAGGCGCTGGAGTTCCGCATGGCGCGCGGGGAACACCGAGCGGCCAGCAAGCAGGCCAGGAGCCAGGCCTACAGCAAGTCCACCGGACGGAGGTGA
- a CDS encoding DIP1984 family protein, which yields MTLAEALIRRKEFKTRIADLQSRLQGVVVVQEGDQPFESPAELLEALGRTMEEYQALIASIHRTNLIARLPDGRSLTEAIVARDILDERMAILRGLAEQAGRVNERFAHSELRYVPQVEVAELRRTVDGCARARRELDVQIQATNWRVTLGSGDAQ from the coding sequence ATGACCCTGGCCGAGGCGCTGATCCGGCGCAAGGAGTTCAAGACCCGCATCGCGGACCTGCAAAGCCGCCTGCAGGGCGTGGTGGTGGTCCAGGAAGGTGATCAGCCGTTCGAGAGTCCTGCCGAGTTGCTGGAGGCGCTGGGCCGCACGATGGAGGAGTACCAGGCGCTGATCGCGTCGATCCACCGCACCAACCTGATCGCGCGGCTTCCCGATGGCCGCAGCCTGACGGAGGCCATCGTGGCGCGCGACATTCTCGATGAGCGCATGGCCATCTTGCGTGGTCTGGCGGAGCAGGCGGGGCGCGTGAACGAGCGCTTCGCGCACAGCGAGCTGCGCTACGTGCCGCAGGTGGAGGTGGCCGAGTTGCGGCGCACGGTCGACGGCTGTGCCCGGGCGCGCCGGGAGCTGGACGTGCAGATTCAGGCCACGAACTGGCGGGTGACGCTGGGCAGCGGGGACGCGCAGTAA